A region of Streptomyces sp. WMMC500 DNA encodes the following proteins:
- a CDS encoding class I SAM-dependent methyltransferase: protein MTPDRTFDALVAEAEAEPTDGWDFSWFEGRATEARPSWGYQRAMGARMAVASASLDVQTGGGEVLAGVPVRPAVSVATEAWPPNVARATALLHPLGTVVVAAPEDAPLPFADGAFDLVVSRHPVRPHFAEIARVLRPGGTYFAQHVGPASVFEVAEYFLGPQPEEARRSRDPRRERAAAEAAGLEAVEVRTERLRMEFHDVGAVAYFLLKVIWIVPGFTVAAYRPRLRELHERIEAEGPFVAHSSRTLFEARKPS from the coding sequence ATGACCCCTGACCGTACGTTCGACGCGCTGGTCGCCGAGGCCGAGGCCGAGCCCACCGACGGCTGGGACTTCTCCTGGTTCGAGGGCCGCGCCACCGAGGCGCGGCCCTCCTGGGGGTACCAGCGGGCCATGGGTGCGCGCATGGCCGTCGCGAGCGCGTCGCTGGACGTCCAGACCGGCGGCGGCGAGGTGCTCGCCGGGGTGCCGGTGCGGCCGGCGGTGTCCGTGGCCACCGAGGCGTGGCCGCCGAACGTCGCCAGGGCCACGGCCCTGCTGCACCCCCTGGGCACCGTCGTGGTCGCGGCCCCGGAGGACGCGCCGCTGCCGTTCGCGGACGGCGCGTTCGACCTCGTGGTCAGCCGGCACCCGGTGCGGCCCCACTTCGCCGAGATCGCCCGCGTCCTGCGTCCCGGCGGCACGTACTTCGCTCAGCACGTCGGTCCCGCGAGCGTCTTCGAAGTGGCCGAGTACTTCCTCGGGCCGCAGCCGGAGGAGGCGCGCAGGAGCCGCGACCCGCGGCGCGAGCGGGCGGCGGCGGAGGCGGCGGGGCTGGAGGCCGTGGAGGTGCGGACGGAGCGGCTGCGGATGGAGTTCCACGACGTGGGCGCGGTGGCGTACTTCCTGCTGAAGGTGATCTGGATCGTGCCGGGCTTCACGGTGGCGGCGTACCGGCCGCGGCTGCGCGAGCTGCACGAACGGATCGAGGCGGAGGGCCCGTTCGTCGCCCACAGCTCGCGGACGCTCTTCGAGGCGCGGAAGCCCTCGTAG